In one window of Desulfovibrio sp. DNA:
- a CDS encoding sulfurtransferase TusA family protein, translating to MSELIDTRGLSCPQPVLLFLNALKGDAASSFSVLVDNDASLENVSRAARNRGFNVTSSDEGQGVTRLEIAKS from the coding sequence ATGTCTGAACTCATTGATACCCGTGGCCTTTCCTGCCCGCAGCCGGTGCTGCTCTTTCTCAATGCCCTCAAGGGCGATGCCGCCAGCTCGTTCAGCGTGCTGGTGGACAATGACGCCAGCCTTGAAAACGTCAGCCGCGCGGCCCGCAACCGGGGCTTCAATGTGACGAGTTCTGACGAAGGGCAGGGCGTCACCCGGCTGGAAATAGCAAAGTCCTGA
- a CDS encoding DUF3343 domain-containing protein — translation MANMPNTNNKPSGGLLDRMGSLLRGWRDKKEPPVPDKTPGSAGAGKALSDRGLLVFSHTGEVIKAEGLLRQAGLAVEVKGPPPQLRTGCDMVVVFELVSQTAVLEVLNNAGIRPENVVTAHDVLLEPVSLYQVKRLDHWLMVRAANMKITLDTRDGRIVNISGGGCPDVPWLAHCLCGMRLDEAPEPRSLGQTLCCYSLQKAYEELRRQYPCGI, via the coding sequence ATGGCCAACATGCCGAATACGAACAACAAGCCTTCCGGCGGGCTGCTGGACAGGATGGGCAGCCTCCTGCGCGGATGGCGCGACAAGAAAGAGCCGCCCGTTCCGGACAAAACCCCCGGCTCGGCAGGCGCTGGCAAGGCGCTGAGCGACAGGGGGCTGCTGGTCTTTTCCCATACGGGAGAGGTCATCAAGGCCGAGGGCCTGCTCCGTCAGGCCGGGCTTGCCGTTGAGGTCAAGGGGCCGCCGCCGCAATTGCGCACTGGTTGCGACATGGTGGTGGTTTTTGAACTGGTCAGCCAGACTGCCGTGCTGGAAGTTCTCAATAATGCCGGCATCCGTCCGGAAAATGTCGTCACTGCCCATGACGTGCTGCTTGAGCCCGTGTCCCTGTATCAGGTCAAGCGTCTGGATCACTGGCTCATGGTGCGCGCCGCCAATATGAAGATCACCCTGGACACGCGCGACGGCCGCATTGTGAATATTTCCGGCGGCGGTTGCCCGGATGTGCCCTGGCTTGCGCATTGCCTCTGCGGCATGCGGCTGGATGAAGCGCCGGAGCCACGGAGCCTCGGGCAGACACTCTGCTGCTACAGCCTGCAAAAGGCCTATGAAGAATTGCGGAGGCAGTATCCGTGTGGTATATAA